The window ATTCATCCAGCACAGGGCAAATGCATCAATATCAACAAACAATAATATAAGAACAACACTGAAGAATTTCTTCATGGACAACACAGACAAAGGGGTGGACATGTGGTAAAAAAGGATGTTTGGATAAGTCTGGGAAAACGAGGACAAACAAAGGCAGGATGTTGGGTTAATGCTGGAGGAGCAATACAACCTAAAGGCAAAGAAACTGACCATTAATCAGAGATTACTAGTTCAGTCCCCAGCTCTGATGAGTGGGATGATTCCAATGTATGCTGACCAGTGTAACAGTTTTGATGAAGAACCCTAAAGCCTGTAAACAAGttttgatctgatctgatcccTGTGCAAGCAGAAAAGggtatataaaaaagaaaaatgtgtgcaTGTAACTACCGAAAGATATGCGAGAGCACAAACTTAAGTAGTCACAAACAAACCACATGTTGTTTTGTTCCACATGACTGAAGCCATATGCTTCTCAAGGCTCTCAAAAAATGGTCAGTTTGTGCTGTGCAGGGCAGGAGTTGTTGGTAATGAAGGTACAGTCAGGACAGGATCTGAGGAGGGGTCAAAAGGAGCTAGACTACAGGAGGGTCTAAGGGATGCTTAATGACGGGGTTAACACCACTGAGGTCAACTTTATCAACTCTATAGCTGTCCTCATTGCATACCTGAGGCTGTAGAGAGGGGGCGATGTTGAGACCCTCACCGTTGAGGGAACGCAGGCCAAGGTAGGTGTCACCTGTGTGAGATAAGCTGTATGACCCCGGTGACCCTGCAGgtagtatgtgtgtgtatataaatatataaaatccACCTCACTTCAAGGTAACGCGGTCACAAGTTAGCCACTGGTCAGGGACAGTGCCTAGGAAGGGTAAAACCTCATCTAATAAACAACCGTAATATACGGGTCACCGTTGTCAGCCAGCTGATTCTGAATAAGTCATTTAAAAGCCATGGGTCTCTTCTGCGAGGTCTGATTAGCTGCAATGTTTGCAGACGCCTATTACAGTTGTGAAAGTTTTGCTAAAAGTAAGTCTGGTGTTCTTGGCTGGTTTGCTCTTCCCAGGAGCAGATTGTTCTGCTTGTCATCATTGAGGTCAGGTGAGGAACTGGTAACTGTAGTGGAGGATGTGAGGCTTTTCACTTTGTGGCTGTATAAAAGGTTAAAGAATGCTTCAAACAAACTGCTGCTCAGTAAACCTGTTAGTGACAGAACGTTTCACTGCTTGTGTTATGGTCTGCTTTAACAGCATTTGAATCCTTTCCAATATTAAGAAACTCATGGCAGAAAGCTTAAACACTATTTTGGCTTGTATTACACATACCAAACTGTCAAGATTTGAACTGTACAGAAATGAATTTCTGGTGAATAATGCTGCCCCTCCCCCTTCTTACTCCTGGATTCATTGCTTGCAGACTTTTTACTGCTCCCCCCATTGGCTCACCCTATAGACATGTCCATCTGCAATTACTATGCCTCTTTGCACAGTATACATTTAAATTGGTGGGAAAACGGGAAATGGTGCGTGTCCAAAAAGCCTAAACATCCCAGTTGGTCAACATATATTCTGAGTTTACTAAGCTATAAGGGGAACTGACAAATGAATAATAACACTTAAAAGTCAGACAGTAAACCACATAAGTGCCAGCAAAGCTTTAGTTAACTCACAGAAGCTATTTAAACTGGAACTGAATTAATAATGGAGATCATTGgtcaaaataaataagtaaaacgGTATGAAAGATGGAAAGACGGTACTTTTGAAAATATGTAATGTTAGAAAAGCGTTGGAAAAGCAAAATGTAGCATGGGATGAAAGCAAATCTTGATTGTCAAAGACCAAAGGGGACTCACAGTTCACAAAGCAAATAAGCAGTGATTTCAAAgagctgcacaaaaaaaaaaaaataataataataataataaaaaaaaaattcaaattaaaatgactttcagaaagaaatggagaaatagtacaaaaacaaagtactcttcattaaaaaaaaacaggacaatCCTGCATATTAACTGTCCAATTCTTTCTGAATATGACATTTTCTTTGTTCACTGATATTCTAAAACTGGCTTCTTTCCTTGCCAGCATCCTTTCTACAAGAGTACCACATGAGAAAAGCTTGTGTTGACTAATACCTGAGTTGGGCGTTGCTGGAGAGTTAGCCTGGCTAGCCTGTGCCGACACATTGGCAGCATCCACCGCCGTTTTAACTGCGTACAGGTTCGCTTCCTCCTGGAACTTACCGATGTTCTTCTTGTAGCGTATTCTCTTGTTGCCAAACCAATTAGAGACCTGCGGGACAGAGTGGAGTGATTTTGTTTAAATATTTTAGCTGATATCCCCTCTAAGCTCAGCGAAAGACAATATTTCATTCACTCAAAtgtaaaagagagagagagagaaaacaaaaagtagAGCTTTAGTTTTGCTAAACTTTTGTAGCAGATTTATTATCATTAATGATCATCCAATGTCTTTATTCTGTCCTGGATAAAGTCTGTGTTAGCAGTTCACCTGAGACACAGTGATCCCACATTTTTTGGCCAGTTCCTCCTTTGCTTCCTCACTGGGGTATGGGTTAGACAGGTGGGAGTAGAAATACTCGTTCAGCACTTCTGTAGCTTGTTTGTTGAAGTTGCGCCTCTTACGTCTACACATATAGAGAAGAGGTAATAAACAACTTGTTTGGCAGGCACATATCTGACAAAACACAGTCGAAGCTCCCAGATTACTTtacccaaaaagaaaaaagtaaaacaaccatcttaaatacaaatacaaagccAGACACACTCAGACAGACCTGGCATCAAGGAAGCGTGAGCGCAAAATCATGACGGCCTCACAGGTGCTCTGCTTGAGCTGCATTTGAATGGAGCTGAATTTGCGGTGGATTATGGCCACCATGCGCTCAATCTCCTTGGGAGAGATGGGCCGTGTGCGAGACTGCTCTCTCAGAAGGTTCATTACATGGTTGGTGAACTCACTGCAGGCCTGGAGCAAAGAGAGATAAAGAGCTTAAATGGCGTTGTCAAGAGATGGGACAAAGCACAGGTTCTGTTCAGTGCAGTTTTGTTGACGCTTCAGCTGGCCGATTCCTCTGCTGATCAGACAACTTCATCGTGATATGAAAAACAAAGGTTAAAAGAAGAAATTTGGTTTGCGTGTTGCATTTAAGTCATAAAAGACCATTTACAGCTATGATTCTCTTAATAAATATCAAAAGGCTAAAATTAACACTTAATGTCAGTTTTTCAAGCTCAAACTTTGTAAATACTACTTACAAACTAAATGTATTAATGACAAATTGAATTACTGGTACATGAATTGTAAACTACACCTATTATCAAAGGCAGGTAAATTCCAACTATCAAGCACCATGAAGGGTTTTTTGGGGCATTTGattacatttattttctgttgtggtttatctttttaatcaaccagagatgggtttttttttaagattaaatACTAACTGGATAATATTGAAATGACATggttttttaatctttaaacGGTCATTTCAGACAATATATAAACGGTATGCATTAATCAGTCGTTTTGTGCACCGTACATATTATACATTACACCTCGACAACCTTGGCACTATTCTTTACAAGCAGTTTAACACTTCAAAGGTTGTTTTTACTCTCATACGCTGTTCAGCCAAACATAATTACCAATGGAGCTCAATAACAAAAACTAAGATAAAGCATTTAGGTCAGTTCAGCACAAACCTGCTCATATTTCTCCAGCTCAGAATGATATATCTGACGGATCTGGGCAAGCTTGGCTCTGTAGTCAGAGTGTTCGATGCTGCTGTCGGTGGGCGAgccccctgctgctgctgcagctgcagccgcTGCAGCCGATCCTCCACCTTTCTCTGGTCCTGAAACACCCTCTGCTAGCAGCATGTTGTCCAAACGCATGATCTGGGGATCTGGGGGGTCTTCCTCCTGCACACCACGTATACTCAGCACTGCACAGAAGAGAAAACACATAGCAGTTAGACAAGCGAATCTTAAATTTATCTgattagggaaaaaaaataaatacattttttgatTAGTCTGTTCACACAAGAAAACATTTGTCTGATTGAGAAAACCTACTATTGAAatttcttctttaaaaaaactacACTTGAAATGGTGAGTGCTAATATTGTGGCTTCTAGGGTGTAAATGAAGATGCTACTAAAATTCATAGAAGTGCAGCCCTGTCAAAACCCAGTCAAGTTTGTCCCCTGAGTCATTGCTCTGAGCACCTGACTGAATTTTCAATGAGCCTGATCTTCCTTTAAATCAACAGCAGAGGGCAGTGTGGTCCCTCTGTGGCAGTCTGCCAGAGATAAGGGCATGAGGCATGGAACCAGTAATGGAAGTGCATGTGCTGTCACTATGAGACCCAGTGGCCATAAGTATAGTTATCAGTCGCTGCTCTCCACCACTGTATTATACCAGGACCTCTGTCAGCCTGCAGCCTTGCTCTCATCTCTCTCTCgttcacacatgcactcacatacacacccaCCCTTACAGACACCACTCTGTTACGGAAAAGTTTAAGCTTCAGACATTGTTTTTCTTATTAGGGCCTGCAGTGAGCTCGGTTTCTTTTGCTCCTTTTGCTTCTCAATTATTTAACGTCAGAAAGAGTAGAAACTTGGCTGCAACACAATTGATTATTTGACCAAAGTATTGAGAGTTGCTTCACGATCACAATCATGAGGAATGAAAAGTGTAGAAATTAAAGTTGTTAAAAGGGTCAAATGTATTTTCACTAAACCCATCATGAAGTGATATTCAGGGTCATTAGGGAAAATCCAAATTTGCAGCATATGGTTGACAGAAAATTTGAACTATTTTCAGAATAgataaaacatgaacatttgtgTGAATATTTAGTGTTTGCCGTTTTTGAAATATTTCGACTCCCTGGTTCTGTTTTACATCACTGTCAGGTGAATGTCTTTTGACTGTTGTAACCTGGGGGTCTGAATGATCTGACAAACATTTTTCCACTTCATTTAGTAAAACTACAATTATTGAATTAATTAACAGGATCATAGTAATTGATATGTCAGTTAACCAGTGACTGACATATCTAAACAGCTTAAGTTTATGTTCAATACTAAGAGGAATACATTTtctatatgaatgaaaataCTGATTCAGAGTCACAAATTAATTTCCTGCCATGTTCACACTTGTGTTGATCTTTTTTAACTGGATGCTAAATTGAAAAAGACAATTTTTACAGCAGGAAACCCTTCATGATCCTGAAGGAGACAGATGCTAACAATCTGGATGACAAGATTAATCCCTGTGGAAACTGGGTGGCGTTAGGCACTTGTCCTCATTATGGTCGATACTAGTTTGTCAAGGCTCATCACCAAAGTGTATGGATGCATGAGTGTTGTGCGTTTTTTCTGGTGTTACAAAGAGTTAGATTACATTGAGCCTCTCAGCTGGTAAAGTTTCTTTAAGGTAAGTAAGAATGAAAAGTGAAGCAAAAGTGAAGCAATCAGAACTAACAAATGTGTAGGGCTGTACTGCGGTTTAACAGAGTTTTAGTTTAAGTTAATTTGATAAATGAGTGTGTTCAACCATTGTACCAGGCCTTAAATGCATCTATATATACACATAAAGTAGAGAGTCCAACTTTCCTctccatttttttcttgttccttCTTGCCTTTTTCTTTCCCTCTGCTTAAGTTTCTTCTCTCTCCAAGGCACATTCCTGCTCTGCTGCTCCCCCATCTCAGGGCTCAGGAATGCAGCAGACCCAGCCGCCTGAACTAATGACCCTGATTTGCCCATCTCTTTCActcctctttctctcctttcAAAAATTCAAAAACGGTCGCTAAACTTCTTTGCCAAATAACCATTGGGTTTTTAATTGCTTAAAAACCAAAGTTACAGTTTTGTTGCCACTAAACATTGTACACGTTGTGATGTTCATTTTAGCTTTAAGTGAAAAGTGAAGTGTGGGACCATCTGCTGCAGATGGTTTTGCTTTTAATGTAGTTACGTTTTAATCTATATTGTCCATTTACAGACACGTACAACTGACCTACTGTGAAGAGGGCGACTGTGACTCTTGAAGCTTCTCACCTCGGCCCCCTCCCTTTTGCAGGGACTCATTATGGCCCCCAGCTGTAGCCTAATGCCCCTACATTCCCCTAATTACTCCAATTAAGCTGTGATTACCCAGAATTGCACTCATGCACAGTCTAGTGGCCTAGTGATACTATAGCAGCAGCAGAGATGAGTTAAAATACTGCagagaaaaggatccttttaCTATCAAAGGAACACAGCAAGCCACTCAGAAAGTAACCTTAATATTCTCAAAAATTTGGCAATAACAGAAGCTCTTAACCAAAGCAGCTCAAAGAACTGTCACTGCTTTGCTCCACAATCTAAGTAGTGTTTCCATTTGATCAACTTCCCCCTAACATTGCTGATGGACTGGGTTATCAggaatgttaggacagtttcaGGCCCACAGCAAACCATCTATAGCTTTTGGAAATCACTATTATGCATACGTTACAAACCTAGCTGGGCGGTGtggcattgagaaactaagcgaGCAACACATACTATGAAATATTCAGAGTATCCAGCTGAGCTCTCACTGCATACATAATCATTCTCATTTCTGCACAGCTAACGTGGAAACGTTGTGGTGTGCAGACATAACACAAAATATATGAAGTGGCTCAGGTAAGGGGTGAACAACCCAAGCAATAGTGTAGTGATGTACATTAACTGTAATACCTTCCACACATAGGCATAGATAAGGCTTAAACGCAGTCAGTATATCATTGCTCAGCTCAGAGCACAAGCTTTATCCTCGTCTGTCTTTTCCCTCACTAGCATCCCCTTTTTCACTCCGTCTCCCCCAACACATATCCCCTCCCCCTTCTCCCTTTCAGCGCACCCCCCCTCCCCACATCTCCCCCAGTGCCCCCCCTCCACCCCACCCCCTGTTCTCCATTTCAGTCGAGTTCTCCATGTGAGCCGCAATCCCTCATGCTGTCAGCcccccctctccctctctctgtagACAGACAGGATTAGCATTTTAATTGCATCAGCTCCCTTGGGTATTCTCAGCCTTTCACTGGGAGAGAGCAAGGGAGCGGgagagggaaaagaaaaaaaaaaggggaggggggaggtaagaagagagggagagggtaGAAGGAGAACCAAggagaattgaaaaaaaaaaagtcacaggaGAAGATATGTGTGCGAGAAAGAAagggacagagacagagagaggggctACGGAAATACACAGAATCCAGAATGCAGATGTGCCAGAGAgcaagaaggaaagaaaagattGTGAAGATCAGTTTTCCCATTTCATTCCAAAGAAACaatacttgtttgttttttattcattacCAACAATGAAAATATGCTACTGAATATGCAAATTAATCTTACAAAAATGCAGAAAGAAATCTCAATCACAGCTTTGGCAGTAGGACAGATAAACCTGCACTTTGTGACTGAAACTGATGAAATAACATCTGGGCAATACTAATACATGATGGAAAATAAGGCCAAACTACTTCCACAACCCTACCATACATATTTTCACCATTCCCAATAAGAAAGAGAAAGTTTGTCTTGACTTGTGCCTGACTTCAGACAGCTGTTGAAAACTTACAAACCTGGTTTTAAGTGCGACATGGTGTCATACTTaaattatattttaaaaaaaagaaaatctgactTTTAATCTGCGTGTTAAAATCACATCCAGTTTTCTGAGACAGTTTGAGTCAAAAGCAGTTTCATTATAAACTTTATAGTGCATCGACTGATTAATGCCAACTTTCATCTGTGTGGCATTTTGATCTACCATGCCATTTCCTTAGAATATGGGTTGGTTAATAATGTTTGggtcaataaaaaataataataaataaataaataaaaaaatcgccCACGGCAGATTGTGGAATATAGtcctaaaaatgaaaaacagcattaaaaatgaattatttCCCTGAGAGGGTTGAGAAATTGGGAAAAGACGCATCACATTcctaatttaaaaataaataaataaataaagcttttcAACAATGTGCATCTATTCatttaaaaggtttttttttgttgagtaCAGTCAACTTAATAAACCCAATCCATATGTCCATTCCTACTTTAAGCAGCTCACACTAATCAGCATCTGTTTGGGTAGTTCACCAGAGTCCTGTTgcaacccccccccaccccacactcacacgcacacacacacacacatactgtgacacaaacaaacaagctgaGAGGAAGGCATTCAGAGTAAACACTGTGTGGTCTCACTAAGGTGTGAGTTGGAGAATTCACACCTTAGGCAAGCACAACACTTCAGTCCAGCACATCATTAATCAGCCCTTAATTAACTAAAAGGAGGGGCTTGGACACTTAAGCAATGATAACAACACAAACAGGAAGGGAGTATATACACAGTGTTTACTCTGAAtgcctttatatatatatacatatatatatacacacatatacatatatatatatatatatatacatatatacacacatatacatatatatatatatatatatatatatatatatatatatctattgtGTTGTTGCAATATATACACAAATGTCAGCCAAAACAAGATTTATGTCTTTTCACTGCATCATGTCGATGGAAAAGTTAGTAAATTACTTAAAAAGTGCTTTCATGAATCAAATTAAAATcattgaaattaaatgaattcaAAGAATACAAAAACTAAGGTAAGTTAATACGATTATGATGAACTCTAAAAGTCAACCCGGCGTGTCATATATactaaaatgaccaaaaactgaCTAAACTAACCACTCGGCTGCAGACAAACTGTGGGGATGCTGATCACCTGAAGTGGTTTATCAGCCATGTTTACTTATCAATTGTCATTATAGTTCACTATGCTCTTATATTTGTGAAGTCATCTAATGTtggagaaaaattaaatgccaTTTAGTCCACCTTTGACTCATTGGGATTGTGTACAACCATTCAAACATGAACCATGAAACATTTATGGCTTCATCAAGTCGTTAAAACAACAGCATTCAAGTCATTCAGACACAGGCCACTGTTTCGTTAATGTCTCTCGTTTCTTGTTCATACATGACTGTGAAAGTGACAGAGAGCTCCACGATGCGTACATGATATTTGCCATACACACAATATTGGGCAATAAATCACTTAAGGTATATTCCTCAAGTCCTCAGTCACAGTTTTGTCAGAACAACATGTCATATCCCTATAACAACCTACATTAGCGCACCAAGTGTACACTAGTTGTGTAAAACACAGTACTGGTGGATAAGGCAGCTGAAAATAATGTTTAAGCTAACTGAAAAGTCAGTTGTAAATGCGCTCCTGTAACAACGTAGCAGTAAtcaacacaaaaataaatagtcttttactttgtgtgaggACACTTCTAATAAACTCTATAAGTCCTTCTAGAATTACAATTTTCTCATATTAATGTCATTTTTCAATAAAAACTCACATCAAGTTAACACACTAGATTACGTGAAACAAAATGGCTGCGAAAAAGAGTGGTTGAAAGTAATATATTGTTGGAGCAGAAGTTTCAGCTGCAGCTTAAACGCTTTCAAGCACAACTTTCTATCAATCACTTGGCAGAGACACTGTGATAAAGAACAACCCGGTACTGTAGAGGCATAAAGCTTGGACAGTGCTGTAATCTATATACTGCCAAATAAGTCAATCGCTGTTTTTCAAACCAGCCCACTGATATGACTGCAGCATGTTGTGTTGAAAGTGAAACATGTCAGTTATGAAGCTCAACCAAGTCAGACTGCCATCACAAAATGTTATGGAAAAGCACCACAGTGCCTATTCAAATGCAACACAAAAAAAGTTTAGTTGTAACCAGATCAATGGGCATCAGTGCATGTCTGAAAGGAGTTATAGACTTTAAAACTGCTACTTGCTCACAGCTCATGTTCAACTGTCATTTGATTAAAGTCTGAGTGAGTCAGCGTGAAGCAAACTGACAGGCTGCCTAGCACCAATCACACGTCAGGATATGTTATGAGACCAAGCAACATAAGTCCTTTATaagtattcaaaatataaataagtaaaacaaaaaaataatatgttGAGCTTGTTGTGTACCTGTGCAAAAATCAGTACTGCACACTGAGAAATTAAGAAACAATTTTAAATTTCACAGGAGGATGACAAAGAGCACCTAAGCAGGAGGCTTGTTACAGCACTGCTAGGATCTTCCCCCAGTCAACTCTCATCAGGCCAGATGCCTCCTGTGCTCATTAGCACAGACTCTTAAGGAGCTCCTAAAGACTTTGTGAAAAATGAACGCTCATTTGAGAGGTCGTTAATTTGCACTGTTATGCAAATTAGGTGGCAATTAAGCGATAGATCAGAAGAGCAGTGCCCATTTATAACAAGTGAACAAGCATTATGACATAGTCAGATGTTACCAGAGTGAACTGAGGCTACATGTTTAGTCTGCACAGCTCCAGTGTACAAGCTAAGAGAGGaattaaaaaacagaaatgtgaCAAAAGTATGTATGGCCAGACCGAACAAAAATGTACCACTGGTTTGGTTTATTAAGACCATACTGGGTCCATTAATAAACACATGAACGCAAATTACACATATCAACAAACCGATATTGAAACACATTGATAGTACTCCTAATATGGCCTTAACCTAAATAAGTCAACAGTGCTACAACATCAACCCTAAACTTGCACTAATGAGGAAAATCCCATCTTAATTTTTTTACAGTTAATAATAATATGGGCTACTAGTATCCCCCTCCCTCTACCAGCCCTGATGTTTCCATTTCTCCCCTGCATTTATGACATGGTGTGATTTAGACAAACATATTGCCTGGGACAGCATTGTACATTACTGCTAAGGGGTGGAAGACACCCATCAATTGTAATTAATCCTTAATTAGTCAGGATTAAGAGCTAGGCTCAGAGACTCTCCCACCCCACCGCCCCCAAACTAGAGCAATCCAGCTGAGACTTCATTTACATATCTTTAATTAAGGAGATGCCAACTTCCTTTAAGAAAAGGGTCTAAAAGCAGGTTTGAGAATTAGACATACAAGATAGGGGCAGATAAAAGATAGTAGTTTGCTTTGTAGTTAATATTCAACATATACAGCTAAATCACTCACCTCTAAACTGCAAGTGTGCAGAAGATGGGCTCTAATGCAAGTTAGAAAAGAACCCTTAACATAGAAAGTAATATAAAAtgtcttttagtttgattttatcttttttttttgtcttatacatttttttaataaagaaaaagggaaTTTACAACAATACTCATAAGTTCCACTAattggaacaaaaaaaataaataaattcaaacaTAAAGACTGACCAAAGTTTTCAAATATCCAGCCACATGTAACAAAATACTTTACACAAAGTACTATTACTGCACAGCAAAAATCGCTGTCCTTGGTGAAACATCCCTTGACAATATACAGAGGCCCGGGTCCTTCAGGAATAACAGCACACGGGGAAAATCAGTTGGCCCACACACCATTAGGCTGACACTGAGGGTTGGGGTGCTTTGGTTCCCCATTTTAAGtcagggtgtgtgtgtatggttgggtgggtgggtgggggtcTGTCAGGTCCAGGGGTCTGTGTGATATTAGCCGTCTGCCAATCTGGCTTGGGGAATGGACACCGAGTAATTACTCCTGCTCTTACTGCCTCATCAATCTCTCTGTATCACTCCTGCACCCCCCTCAACACACTTTTCTATTTCTCTATTTATCCATCCTCTTCTGCAGaggagcagtgtgtgtgtgtgtgtgtgtgtgtgtgtgggggtgtgtgtgtgtggggggggggcagagtgGCATAACACAGCAAACCACTTATTCATGATGAAAATCAAAGACAAACCGGTACCACTGTATAGTAAGTGTTTATATCAAACTGTTACAGAAATTCAAAGGATTTGACTAAATGAGAGATGGTTATTTTACGAAAGTGGATGACCTCTTTAAATTCTATACCCCAATAATAGTAAAACTGGAAGTGCAGGTGTTTTACTTGAATGTAGAATGTACTGATACAATTTCATCAAGAAACAATTCATATCGTACCAATGCTTTGGGCTTAAAATGAATTGTATGCTTCCCCCTGATGAAATATAATGAAATACTTCCCACAGGCTCTTAACAACTCATAAAGTTTTATGCCTCCGTTCCAAATTGGGCTCTTGAAAACTAATAATAAATAAGTTGCGTTAATGAGGCAAGTGATTCACAAGACTTCATGTGCTGATCTCAGCCAAAGTCTATAAACACATGTATGTGATCCTGAGTGTATTCCCCCCACGCACACAAATTAAGTGTCACCAACTGTTTAGCCCTGCTCTGTAGTTTTGTTGTCAAATTTCACACATtgcctctaaaaaaaaaagataacatctgagttaaaggttaaagttagttttacTTATAGGGTTATAAAAAGCCAAATGTTAATCCTAGCTGTGAATAAATACATGACAAATGcgtgtctttgtcttttttcacAACTACAAACTCGTAATTCAATTAACATGTAATAGAGGGTATGCACCTACGTCACTGCTCCATTTAGGCAACAATAGACATACCTACACCCAACAGATTGGCAAAAACATTCAACATATCTGCTGCCACTTGTCATAGGAATGGTAATACAAGTGAATATCACTCCAAATTAAAAGGTTCATGGTTTCAAACAAAATCTTGATGATGGACTATCAATAAAAAATTTGCGGACCACTGACATTAACACCCGGCTAGAAATCAAGTGCCCTGATTGTGAAATTAAGGTGACCAAGACCAGTCAACATTCTGGTTGTACAGGTTCAtacaaacagtttgtttttTACCTTATTCAAACGCTTGAATGAACTGATAGCGTAGAATCCACTATGCAGCCCATGTTATACATGAGCAGTTTCGTGACTCATGGCACAGTTCAAGGGCACACTTTTTGCCACTTTATCATGGTTTCTAATTAGCGTTTCTGCAATTTACTCCCACCCGATTTATAACTTTGGGAAACACACGTCTTATGAACCAGGGGATCAGTATTAAAGAGGCAGTTTGgacaacaacaaatctaatCCTACATATGTGAAGTAAACTTTTAATACCAAGTTAATTTCTGTACAATTCAGTTCAGAGCACACCCATTCATGTGGCTGTAAAACTGTAATGTCTACCAGACATCTAACATATGCTCTTTGCTTTTTAGAAGTTTGTAAAGGGCTaactaaaggctgagttatacttcttttaactgcccttgcgcttgcgtctttacgcttgtgttaat is drawn from Odontesthes bonariensis isolate fOdoBon6 chromosome 21, fOdoBon6.hap1, whole genome shotgun sequence and contains these coding sequences:
- the pbx4 gene encoding pre-B-cell leukemia transcription factor 4 isoform X6 encodes the protein MANRFLFCMDDQTRMLTGLTGLGGLPQADVGDPDSVRKQQSLGQPQQDIGDILQQIMAITDESLDEAQARKHALNCHRMKPALFSVLCEIKEKTVLSIRGVQEEDPPDPQIMRLDNMLLAEGVSGPEKGGGSAAAAAAAAAAGGSPTDSSIEHSDYRAKLAQIRQIYHSELEKYEQACSEFTNHVMNLLREQSRTRPISPKEIERMVAIIHRKFSSIQMQLKQSTCEAVMILRSRFLDARRKRRNFNKQATEVLNEYFYSHLSNPYPSEEAKEELAKKCGITVSQVSNWFGNKRIRYKKNIGKFQEEANLYAVKTAVDAANVSAQASQANSPATPNSGGYPAPCYTPDGRL